The DNA segment cttttaaccactgaaccaccagggaagtcccattcttttttttttttttggctgagtattATTCCTCCATGTGTGTACACCACAGTATTCATCTGTCAGTGCACCAATTTAGAGTCTCACCAGCAGTGCGTGAGAtttcccttttgtccacatccttgccaatacctatttgttgtctttttgataatagccattctgacaggtataaagtgatatctcattgtggttttaattttcattttcctaacaATTAGTGGTGttgagagcatcttttcatgtgtctctcaGTCATCTGTATGTTGTTAAAAAATGAGTAGAGGATCTGAACAGAAAATTTTCCAAtcgggttatttgtttttttaaatatcgattatatgagttctttgtatattttggatattaacaacCTTTATCTgatacattgtttgcaaatatcttctcccattcagtagagtgccctttcattttgttgatagtttctttCACTGTCTGAAAGTTTTTCAGTTTGATATagtccaatttctttatttttgcttttgtttcctttgagaaGACAGATGTAAAAAATATGGCTAAGTCTGATGTCAGAGTGTactccctatgttttcttctgggagttttatggtttcaggtcttacatttgagtctttaatccatttaaatttcatttttgtatatggtatgagaaaGTGGAACAGCAGTTTTGATTATTTTGcaggtagctgtccagttttctggaccatttattgaagaggctgtcttttccccactgtatattcttgcctcctctgccaTCGATTACGTGACCATAtaagtgtgggtttatttctgggtgctCTATGCTGTTCCATCAATCTGtgcatctgtttttgtgccagagccatactgttttgattactgcaaTTTTGTAGTATGGTCTGAAGACAGGgagtgatacctccagctttgttcttctttctcgaGAATGGTTTGGCAGCAATCTCTCTTCTTGATAACCACCATAGAACGATGCACATAGAGGGAGGTTTGTGCAGCACCgcttttaaaagcagaaactggAAGCAGTCATCCTTCAACACAGAACTGGTGTAAAAATTTATAATATTCACAGGTTAATAAATGTATAATCATCCATGACCTGGATGATGATGCAGCTTTAAAAGAAAGGACAGGTCTCCATACACTGATGCAGAGTGATCTCCTGTATATACTAAGTAGTTATGGACGGTGTGTACAAGAATCACGTTCATGCAGGATCAAGTGTGCACGTGTTGGTGCCcagctggggtctgcagggaCATCCAGGAAAGTGGGGACCATTGCTCTTGGGGGCTGGGGCTCTGTAGCTGAGAGACAGGCAGAACGCATGACTTTCCATGTATcataatctgaaaaaagaaaaaaagaaacttctcttGTGACACCACTGTGAGTAATTAAAGACAGCACAATAGGGGTTAAGAGTGGTGAGTGCAGTCAGACCATCTTAGATCCTAGCCCCACCACAAGGTGTGTGACTTCGGATGTGTTTCTGACCTctatgtgcctcagtttccttctctgtaaaatggggaggcAAACAGAACCTAACACAGGGCTATGAGCCTGAAGTGGGCAGGTGCACGTGAAAGCTCCTGGTCCCTGTCACACAGCAAGGATGCAGCAAACACCAGCCACCCTCCGTGTCAGCCCCACTGCCCCTCCCTCCGCTCCCAGGCAGGTCTCCGCTTTGAGACCCCTCTCCTCCCTGAGACTCCTCTCCTCTTTGGGTGCCTGCCCCTGCCACCCACTCAGGGTGGCTGTTTTAACCTAAAATCACAAAATCATATCTGTAAGGAATCTGGAAATTAATCCTGTTCTTCACCTTGTGGGGAGGGCCTCCCTTGGGGCTCatctggaaaagaatccacctgcagtgtaggagacctgggtccataaggttgcaaagagtgggatacgatCACCTTGGGGAGTTGTCAGATCTGCCCCCCAGGTAAATGCACATGGGCTCAGGTGGGCGAGGGCCTGTGCGCTGCCTGCTATGGCCCAGGTCAGCGCCCTGGAGCTGCTCAGGACAGGTGGGCAGCCAGGCAGGTTTGTCTTCCTGCTACACGAGGCCCTGTGTAGCCCAGCCTGGCCTTGCAGGGCACCCCGGGGCTCACGCCCTCATGGTGCTGGTGGCGAATAAGAACTTGGCAAGGGGCCATAACAGGCTGGCCTCACAGCCTCATGCAGGAGGCCTTCACGTTCTCCTTTCTGCTCTCAGGGGCCTAACGTGATGGAAGATCAGGACCTGCGGGAAATCGGCATCAGTGATGCGCAGCACAGGCGGAAGCTGCTCCAGGCCGCGCGGTCCCTGCCCAAGGTGCCACCCACAGCGCCTCGGCCTCAGCGAGGGGCAGGGCGGGCTTGGGGGCCACCAAGGGGGGTGTGCCCCATCCTGGGAGCCCCACGGGGAGCACAGTGTCCTGTTCACCGCTTTGCCACTTTCTGAGGGCAGCAGAGCCCCAGGGACAGTGCACACCTAGTCCAGCCTCAGGAACAGGTCGTCTGGCGTGGAGCCTGATGCCCACAGGCGTGGCCCATCACCTGGAGGCCAGGCCCTCCTCCCGGCCCGGGGTGCAGGGGAGCACAGGAAGCGGTCTTTGCCTGGGGTGCTGTGGGCGGTAGGCCTGAGCCTCTCCTCAGCTCTGCTGGCGCAAAGTCCCCTGGTCCCTTCTACTGCCAAGGTCTGAGGACGTACACATGAGTCCCAGCAGGGAGGCCAGCACCCGCCCCACAGACATACACCATCTCCTTGTCCCGCCAGGTCCATGACCGTGTCGGGCATAGACGGGGCCTCACAGACCGTCCTCCCCATCTGGCCTCACCTGACAGGGCACCTGCCTTTCTAACTGATTTCCCGCCTTAGCTGGGCCCTGATTCAGCAGACCTGGGGTGCCCGGGTGGTCCCAGGTGAGGCCAGAGCTGAGGCAGAGACAGTTGTGTGGGCCGAGGGACCCGGGTGCTGAGCTCATAGGCCCTTGATGGTCCTCAGGCGCCATCCGACCGCTACCCCAGCCTCCAGTGTGGTCTCTCACGTGCCTGGGGTTCCTGCGGTCCTTGTCAGGCCTGCCTCCTGTCCTCGCTGCACAGGTGAAGGCGCTGGGCTACGACGGGAACAGCCCCGCGTCAGTGCCCTCCTGGCTGGACTCGCTGGGGCTTCAGGACTACGTCCATTCCTTCCTGTCGAGTGGCTACAGCTCCATTGACACTGTGAAGAACCTCTGGGAGCTGGAGCTTGTCAACGTGAGTGCAGTTCTGCTCAGGCCCGGCTGGTCAGTCCTGAGCCATGAGTGTCCCTGGCTGCCCTGTGGCGGGGCTGGGGGCCCAGGCGTCCCCTGACcgctccccgcgcccccccccccccaggtccTGAAGGTGCACCTGCTCGGCCATCGCAAGCGCATCATCGCCTCTCTGGCGGACAGACCCTACGAGGAGCCGCTCCAGAAGCCTCCACGGTTCTCCCAGCTGAGAGTGAGTTGGCTGGGTGGAGAGGGAGGAGTGTGTGCTTTGTGTCAGCAGGCATTGAAAAGAATCTTTTAGGATTTCTCAGAGACAGTGTCACCTCTGTAGGAAAGGAGCAGCAGAGCTGATCCCTCTTCTCCCAGTGTTGGGGTCAAGTGTTGGGAAAGTcaggaaaacaaatatccaaatccAAACGGCTAGGGCCATGTCTGAATGTCACGTTCAGCTGTCTGGGGATTGGAGTCCCCTCAGGCAGTTTGACATGAGCCGGAGACAAAGCCTGGAACACGGCAGGGCTGGGCCTTCCTCCGTTTCTTGAGGAAATCCCTGTGATTTTTAAAACCTCACAGATGTTTTGTTGCTCAAGGCAGGTAATTTCTGACTGGAAAGCAGGTTAGACTGTGAGCCTGTGGTTCAGGATGACTCTCCCCAGACCTGCAGGGCTGCTGGTGGGCAGTGGGTGGGCCCTGGGCTAGAGTCTCAAAGTGGGCACGGCTTCAGCCTTTCACACGTGAGGAAGTCAGGGCCCAGGCTGGTTCTGAGACCAGACGCTCTGCTGACATTCAGACATGGAAACCGAAGAGACAGGGTGCCCATCGGGAGCACAGTGTCTTCTCAGGAGGGACCCTGAGATTGAGTCACGTGTCCCCGGGACCTGGAATCAGCTGTAGCAGACAGTTTTCTCTTTGAGAAGGTGGAGCGCGCTTCCCCACCCTACAACCACCCCTCCTCCCTGCGCACTCCGGGCTGCAGGCTGTGCTCGGGACCGGCTGCCCACCTGCAGGGCCCAGTTGTCAGGGCTTTCTGGCCGGAGGAGTCTGGCCCCTGATGCCCAGCTCCTGCCCTTTCTCACTGACTCTCCCCTGGAGCTGGGCCCCGATACCAGTTTCTCACCGATACCCCCTGGGGCTGGGCCCCAATACTGGCAGCCTGAGGCCCGGCTGGGCAGCCCCCAGACTCACGGCTCTCCCTGCCGCAGTGCCAGGACCTGTTCTCGCAGACGTCGTCCCCACTGAGCCAGAGCGACTCCTGTGCCGGGCGGTCAGCTGACCTGCTGCTGCCTCCTGGGGACACGGGCAGGAGGCCGCACGACAGCTTGCACGAGCCTGCAGCACCCTCTCGGGCAGAGCGCTTCAGAACCCAGGTGGGCGGGGGGCCCAGATGGGGTCCCTGCACCTCTCCCAGCAGGACAGGGTTCCCCCTGCCTGGCGCAGGCTGCAGGCTTCACCCCGCCCCCCAGCTGTGGCCTGGCCCGCGTCCCCCACAGGGCGAGCCTTTGCTCCGCGTCTCTGACCCGCTTCTTCTCTTGTGACACACTCGTCTCAGTTCTGGCCCGAGGAGTCCCCACACCTTTGCACCAGCACAACTGTGAATTTTACAAGATTCAAAAAGCATGTTGTCTGGCAATTTTAGTGACTCTGTATCAAGACTTTCCATCTTGCTGGGAGCCCTGAATTTCCCTTCGTCCCCATGCCTTCCACCTGTGCCCTAGTTGAGGACCCCGTCATCTGGCCCACGGTGGCCTCCTACCCCCCCGCACCCCGACTCCTGTCACAAGGACCCCTATAAAGCACATCCATGGCCACGGAGACACCACAGAGCCTTCTATGTGGAGCTGCTCACAGATGGGCGACTGAGGTCCCGGCTTCCCTACCTGTTCTCAGCCTGGACAGGCCTCGCCTCTGCCCCAGCCCATCTGAAGGGCTGGTCTGCCTCTGCCCTGGAGCTCCCGGAGGTGGCTGGCAGGCCAGAGCCAGGTGGGGCGCTCGGGAGCCCCTAGAGCGGCAGGCTGACCTGGGACCCCACATGTTCTGCAGGAGGAGCACCGAGAGGCCAAGCTGACCCTCCGGCCCCCCAGCCTGGCCGCCCCCTACGCCCCTGTGCAGAGCTGGCAACACCAGCCGGAGAAACTCATTTTTGAGTCCTGCGGTTATGAAGCCAACGTGAGTAACCCCTAGCTCCAGTGCAGGCCCCATGCTGTTCTCAGCTCTTCAGCCGTCCGGCATTTCGGGGAGAGGAGCCATGGGATAGGGCCCAGGTCGGCTGGGCGGTCCCAGCATGGTGACACAAACAGCTGAACATGCCCACTGCTTGCTCCCACAGTATCTGGGCTCCATGTTGATCAAAGATCTGCGAGGGACAGAGTCCACACAAGACGCCTGTGCCAAGATGCGGGTAGGCTGTCGCGGGCGGTGGGGTACTGGGCACGGCCAGGACGGCAGGCAGCAGATGGTGGCACGAGCTGCAGCTGCGGGGCCCCGCCCTGAGGAGCAGCATTGACGGGCCTCCCATTCACTGTAGAAATCCACGGAGCACATGAGGAAGATCCCTACCATCGTCCTGTCCATCACGTACAAAGGGGTCAAGTTCATCGATGCCTCCAACAAGGTGtgtccctctccccatccctcacTCCTGCCAGCAGGGCGCCTTCCTCAGAACCTCCCCGCCTgttcccacctccacccctcgcCCGTGTCAGTCTCTCATGCACCCCCTTACCTGGGTCCCAGGGGACAGCTTGTCTTCCTCAGCGTGGGCCACTTCGCTGCTCACAGGCCTTAGAGAGCGCGGGACACCCCCAGGCCCTGCGCTCGGGCCCTGGAGGGCAAGAGGGGGCTGGACGTGAACATTTACTCTCTCGGCTGCTGTGGACAGGGGTGGAGACCCCAAACCTGAATCAGAGGAGATGAGGCGCCACCCTCGACCCCCTGTGGACTGGGGTGGAGACCCCAAACCTAAATCAGAGGAGATGAGGCGCCACCCTCGACCCCCTCGCCCCCAGAGAGCAGATGAGGAAGTGGCGTTTGGCCGACACCCTGGGCTGGGACAAAAAAGTAGTGCTGGTGACGGGGCACTGCAGAGCCGCTTTCTCCGCAGAACGTCATCGCCGAGCACGAGATCCGGAACATTTCCTGCGCGGCTCAGGACCCAGAGGACCTGTGCGCCTTTGCCTACGTCACCAAGGACCTGCAGACCGGCCACCATTACTGCCATGTCTTCAGCACGGTGGATGTGGTAGGTGGAGGCCACGCGGCCCGCGCACTGGGTGCTGGCACCTGGCGGGCACGGAGCCGCGCCTGTCAGGAGCGAACGCCCGGCGCACAGAGTGGCACAGTGGCTCGCCCAGGGTTCTAGCGACAGCACTTGCCCTGCTTCTGGCCACGCGTGTGTTCCCGGGCCAGGGCTGCACCTCCCCTGGCTGTGCCTGACCCTCCTGCAGGGCCGTCTTCCTAAAAAGCCCTCCACCAACAGGGAGTCTCCTTCCCCCAGAGCCCAGCTTGGGCTGCGCCCTGGCGCCGCTGGGCTGACGGGAGGTGTTCGCGTGCCGCCCCCAGGGAGTGGACGCATGACCCGGGTGGCGGCCCCGAGACGGGGCCTGTGCCAGGCCTGCTGCCCCCGGGTCTTCAGGGCCTTGCCCGGGACCTCCGTCGGTGCTCTGGGCCCGGCCACAGCCTCTCGGCTTTGACACGCGCTGGCTTGTGAGCTAGGAACTCCCCTCCCTGCTCCACACCTGCACAGCGGGACAGAGTGTAACTATTTCAGGGCTTGTTCTAAAGAggaagcccccagaaggtgcccaGCCCAGTTCCTACAGCTCACCTTCCCTGTCATTTCTGGGCACCACGCCCTGAAGCCACGGGAACCCCCAGGGCTCATCTCTCGAGTGGAATCACCCACAAGGAAACAAAGTGTGTGCTTTGTTCAGACTGTTTCTCAGGACACACGTCGCTTTCAGCGCAGCCCTTCCCTGCACCTGTGTGCTGCTGCCCAGCCTGTGTGGGTCctgggggcagtggggggagCATCAGGGCGGTGCTCCCCGCTCCCTCCTCTCACCCTGTGCCCTGCCTCCTCCCAGAACCTGACCTATGAGATCATCCTGACGCTCGGCCAGGCGTTCGAGGTGGCCTACCAGCTGGCCCTGCAGGCCCAGAAGTCCAGGCCAATGGGGGCCTCTGCTGCTGACGTGATCGAGACCAGATCTTCCAAGCCGGTGCCGAAGCCCCGGGTGGGCGTGAGGAAGTCAGCGGTAAGTGGGCCTCGGGGCCCAGGGCCCCGGGAGGAGCGGGGTGGAGGGTCTGGTGCAGCCGTGACCCCGCCCGTGTCTGTCTGCTTCGCTCTGCGCCCCAGGTGCTGCCGTCCCCCGACAGTCGCTGTTGTCCCTGTCACACCCGCCCCGCCCACCGTCCTTCGTACCTCCCGCTGCCGTCTGTTAGTCCTGGAGTCAAGGTCTCTACACCTGCTGTGTGTGTCAGTCTCCCTGCAGGACCGTGAGCTCCTGGAGACTGGCGCCCCCCGACCCGTGTGCCCGTCTTTCCCTGAGCTGCCCCGCACCTCCCTCTGTGCTGTGGCCTGTCTCTCTGCTGTGTGTCCTCCTCTCTCCAGAGGTCAGGGTGCCCGCCGTGGTTTTGCCCGGGGGAGCTCTCTGGCCCCACTGGGTTTTCCAACCCCTTCCCTGCTTCCTGCGCCAGGAACCGCCCAGGGACCCCAGTCGTTCCACACCCCCAGGAGACAGCCTCCTGGGACATTCCTGCGAGGTGCCccctcctgctccccaccccgAGAGCCGGCTCTCTGGCGGAGAATATAGGGCACCCCCGGGGACACGGATGCCAGTGTGGCCCCTCTgaccctgccccctcctccttggCAGCTGGAGCCACCTGACACGGACCCCGACGCCCAGTCCCACGCCAGCGTCTCCTGGGTCGTGGACCCCAAGCCAGACTCTAAGCGGAGCCTCAGCACCAAGTACGAGACCACTATCTTCTAAGCACCTGCCCCGTCTCCACTAGTCTCACGTGCCTTCCGGCGCCTCTGCTCTTCTCAGCTCTCCTTCCACCCGCTGAGGCCAaggccccacccccgccccaggcctCCCCTCCCGCGTCAGCTCACCCCTCGCCACCGGACACTGTGAATCCCCCCTTGGTCGAGGATGGCTTGGCGAGGGGGCGAGTTGCCTTTGAGGTTGGGCAGCGGGAGGGCGGCACGCTGGATCCCTAGGGAGGCCGTCTCCAGGCAGTGGCCCCCCCGACGGGGCGGGGCTCCCTTCCGGCTCCTCCCCCAGCTTGAGTCTCACGCTGCCAAGAGCTCGCCGCGCCTCTCCCGACACAACCAGCCACTGTGACCGCCTGGGGCAGAGCCCCTGCACGCAGCGCACGCTGGCCCGAGGCCTGTCTTCCTGCCTGAGACCCTCAGCTCAGCGCTGCGGCTGGGCCGGGATCAGCCCGCTGTGAGGGCCCTAGGGCACAtgcctggctccagagcctgggacacCCACAGGCTGGCTCCCCGCGCCTGGAGTCTGTGTCTCGGGGGTCTTGAGCTGCATGGAGTGGGATGGCTCCTCACGCCTTGGCCGGGGAGTGACAGGCGGGCGGAAGAGGAAGGCCGCCCTGTGGGACCCGCAGGATGGGGTCAGTGCCCTGCACCTCCTCCCCTCAGGACGGCGCCGCTCGAGGGCGGTGACCTGGGCCGGGCAGTGCTTGCTGGCGCTTCTCCGTGGTGTGGGGATCAGGGCGGTCAGCAGCGGGGAAGGCGGCGCGGAGGCTGTGGAGGCCCGGCGCCCTTGCGGGGGGTGAGCCGCGGTTCCGTAGGGGGAAGCACAGCACGGAGCGCGACTCGGGAGCACCGCCGCTCAGTGGCGGCGGTTCCTTTAGAGCCGAAACCCAGTGGACAAGCCGAGGTGGgtctcctgcctcctgccctcgTGCCTTCCGAGCAGATGCCTGAGCCACGGAGGGTGCTCGGGGAGGCCGCGAGGGGCCTTCTGTTCTGCCTCCCTGTTTCCTCTCCGTCTCCTCCACTGTGTGCAGCCCCTTTGGTTAACCTTTTCCTCCCCCCGTTGTGTTTGCTTCTGCCaagctgagccaccgaggaaccGACTGTGCTGCAGAAACAGCCGTGCGGA comes from the Capricornis sumatraensis isolate serow.1 chromosome 22, serow.2, whole genome shotgun sequence genome and includes:
- the ANKS1A gene encoding ankyrin repeat and SAM domain-containing protein 1A isoform X2, which gives rise to MVWRCHLSSSECRCYRLDGFSLFKRLPIPLSSGARPLEQSVGEWLEAVGLQQYESRLLLNGFDDVRFLGPNVMEDQDLREIGISDAQHRRKLLQAARSLPKVKALGYDGNSPASVPSWLDSLGLQDYVHSFLSSGYSSIDTVKNLWELELVNVSAVLLRPGWSSQSGHGFSLSHHIHGHGDTTEPSLTLRPPSLAAPYAPVQSWQHQPEKLIFESCGYEANYLGSMLIKDLRGTESTQDACAKMRVGCQKSTEHMRKIPTIVLSITYKGVKFIDASNKNVIAEHEIRNISCAAQDPEDLCAFAYVTKDLQTGHHYCHVFSTVDVNLTYEIILTLGQAFEVAYQLALQAQKSRPMGASAADVIETRSSKPVPKPRVGVRKSAPPDTDPDAQSHASVSWVVDPKPDSKRSLSTKYETTIF
- the ANKS1A gene encoding ankyrin repeat and SAM domain-containing protein 1A isoform X4, which gives rise to MVWRCHLSSSECRCYRLDGFSLFKRLPIPLSSGARPLEQSVGEWLEAVGLQQYESRLLLNGFDDVRFLGPNVMEDQDLREIGISDAQHRRKLLQAARSLPKVKALGYDGNSPASVPSWLDSLGLQDYVHSFLSSGYSSIDTVKNLWELELVNVSAHREAKLTLRPPSLAAPYAPVQSWQHQPEKLIFESCGYEANYLGSMLIKDLRGTESTQDACAKMRVGCQKSTEHMRKIPTIVLSITYKGVKFIDASNKNVIAEHEIRNISCAAQDPEDLCAFAYVTKDLQTGHHYCHVFSTVDVNLTYEIILTLGQAFEVAYQLALQAQKSRPMGASAADVIETRSSKPVPKPRVGVRKSAPPDTDPDAQSHASVSWVVDPKPDSKRSLSTKYETTIF
- the ANKS1A gene encoding ankyrin repeat and SAM domain-containing protein 1A isoform X3 translates to MVWRCHLSSSECRCYRLDGFSLFKRLPIPLSSGARPLEQSVGEWLEAVGLQQYESRLLLNGFDDVRFLGPNVMEDQDLREIGISDAQHRRKLLQAARSLPKVKALGYDGNSPASVPSWLDSLGLQDYVHSFLSSGYSSIDTVKNLWELELVNVSAHREAKLTLRPPSLAAPYAPVQSWQHQPEKLIFESCGYEANYLGSMLIKDLRGTESTQDACAKMRVGCQKSTEHMRKIPTIVLSITYKGVKFIDASNKNVIAEHEIRNISCAAQDPEDLCAFAYVTKDLQTGHHYCHVFSTVDVNLTYEIILTLGQAFEVAYQLALQAQKSRPMGASAADVIETRSSKPVPKPRVGVRKSALEPPDTDPDAQSHASVSWVVDPKPDSKRSLSTKYETTIF